Proteins encoded within one genomic window of Sphingomonas sp. NBWT7:
- a CDS encoding periplasmic heavy metal sensor, giving the protein MTRGRWTALVAVVAFLAAIGGVFVGRVIIPGRHAQTSELHALLHHDLKLDAAQEARIEQLEREFAGKRQSLEAELRADNARLATAIEAEHGNGPKVAAAVDASHRAMGELQKATLSHVFAMREVLRPEQQAAFDRAVTKSLTTGAR; this is encoded by the coding sequence ATGACGCGGGGACGCTGGACCGCGCTGGTCGCGGTCGTCGCCTTCCTGGCCGCGATCGGCGGCGTGTTCGTCGGCCGCGTGATCATCCCTGGGCGGCATGCGCAGACGTCCGAACTGCACGCCCTGCTGCACCACGACCTCAAGCTCGACGCCGCACAGGAAGCCAGGATCGAGCAGCTCGAGCGCGAGTTTGCCGGCAAGCGCCAGTCGCTGGAAGCCGAGCTGCGCGCGGATAACGCGCGGCTCGCCACGGCCATCGAGGCCGAGCACGGGAACGGCCCGAAGGTGGCCGCAGCGGTGGACGCGTCGCATCGCGCCATGGGCGAGCTGCAGAAGGCCACGCTCAGCCACGTGTTCGCGATGCGCGAGGTGCTGCGTCCTGAGCAGCAGGCGGCGTTCGACCGCGCGGTCACGAAGTCGCTGACCACCGGCGCCAGGTGA
- a CDS encoding copper resistance system multicopper oxidase, whose protein sequence is MNATIDRRRLLRGATLAGGGLALSAWVPAWAQSVSAGIVRPLPTVSGEDITLRIAHQMMTIDGRESHAIGINGTVPAPLIRLREGQNVRLHVENALDEDSSIHWHGLILPFHMDGVPGVSFPGIKPRSTFTYEFPIVQSGTYWYHSHSGLQEQLGHYGPIVIDPMGVDPIRSDREHVIVLSDHSRMHPHVIFKKLKQQGGYFNYQKQTLAGMLAGKDQSAKERREWGAMRMDPTDVSDVTGSTYTYLVNGHGPRDNWTGLFRPGERVRLRIINASAMTTFNFRIPGLKMTVVQADGLPVRPVAIDEMQIAVAETYDVIVQPTDDRAYTIVGESVDRSGMARATLAPREGMAAAVPPLRRRPLADMKDMGMGDMGGMDHGSGASMAGMDHGAAASGGAMAGMDHSAMGQGATAAPTAAACLPEHAAMGHCTPASAAGTPSPAAAGRHAGMDHGSGAIKHSMRDFSVAPEVKKTPTVQTISPMPVDRMGEPGQGLEDVGHKVLVYTDLMAVDRNPDVRAPDRAMRIHLTGNMERYMWAFDGEKLNEVRKPIPFLKDERVRVTLVNDTMMGHPIHLHGHFFELVTGHGEYAPRKHTIQVQPGGTATFDVTTDAVGDWAFHCHMLYHMHAGMMQVVSVRPRGGDAA, encoded by the coding sequence ATGAACGCCACCATCGACCGTCGACGCCTGCTGCGCGGCGCCACGCTAGCAGGCGGCGGGCTGGCCCTTTCAGCCTGGGTGCCCGCGTGGGCGCAGTCGGTTTCCGCAGGGATCGTGAGGCCGCTGCCGACCGTGTCGGGCGAGGACATCACCCTGCGCATCGCGCACCAAATGATGACCATCGACGGGCGCGAGAGCCACGCCATCGGGATCAACGGCACGGTCCCGGCCCCGCTCATCCGACTGCGCGAGGGCCAGAACGTCCGCCTGCACGTCGAGAACGCGCTCGACGAGGACAGCTCGATCCACTGGCACGGCCTGATCCTGCCGTTCCACATGGACGGCGTGCCCGGCGTCAGCTTCCCCGGCATCAAGCCGCGATCGACCTTCACCTACGAGTTCCCGATCGTGCAGTCGGGGACATACTGGTATCACAGCCATTCGGGCCTGCAGGAGCAGCTCGGACACTATGGCCCAATCGTGATCGATCCCATGGGCGTCGACCCGATCCGATCGGACCGCGAGCACGTGATCGTGCTCTCCGACCACAGCCGGATGCACCCCCATGTCATCTTCAAAAAGCTGAAGCAGCAGGGCGGCTACTTCAACTACCAGAAGCAGACGCTCGCCGGCATGCTAGCCGGCAAGGACCAGTCCGCGAAGGAGCGACGCGAATGGGGCGCGATGCGGATGGACCCCACCGACGTCTCCGACGTGACCGGCAGCACCTACACCTATCTCGTCAACGGCCACGGCCCCCGCGACAACTGGACCGGCCTGTTCCGGCCCGGCGAGCGCGTGCGGCTGCGGATCATCAACGCCTCGGCCATGACGACCTTCAACTTCCGCATCCCCGGCCTGAAGATGACCGTCGTCCAGGCCGACGGCCTGCCGGTCCGCCCGGTCGCAATCGACGAGATGCAGATCGCGGTCGCCGAAACCTATGACGTCATCGTCCAGCCCACCGACGACCGAGCCTACACGATCGTCGGCGAGAGCGTCGACCGGTCGGGAATGGCGCGCGCCACGCTCGCGCCGCGCGAGGGCATGGCCGCCGCCGTCCCGCCGCTGCGCCGACGCCCGCTCGCCGACATGAAGGACATGGGCATGGGCGACATGGGCGGCATGGACCACGGTTCCGGTGCCTCGATGGCCGGGATGGATCACGGCGCGGCCGCTTCCGGCGGCGCGATGGCGGGGATGGACCATTCCGCCATGGGCCAGGGCGCAACCGCAGCTCCCACCGCGGCCGCGTGTCTGCCCGAGCACGCCGCGATGGGCCACTGCACGCCCGCGTCAGCGGCCGGGACGCCTTCGCCCGCGGCCGCCGGCCGGCATGCAGGCATGGACCATGGCTCGGGCGCGATAAAGCACTCGATGCGCGACTTCTCGGTAGCGCCCGAGGTCAAGAAGACGCCGACCGTCCAGACAATCTCGCCGATGCCGGTCGATCGCATGGGCGAGCCCGGCCAGGGGCTGGAGGACGTCGGCCACAAGGTGCTTGTCTACACGGACCTGATGGCGGTCGACCGCAATCCGGACGTGCGCGCGCCCGACCGCGCGATGCGCATCCACCTCACCGGCAACATGGAACGCTACATGTGGGCCTTCGACGGCGAGAAGCTGAACGAGGTGAGGAAGCCGATCCCGTTCCTGAAGGACGAGCGCGTCCGGGTCACGCTGGTCAACGACACGATGATGGGCCACCCGATCCACCTGCACGGCCACTTCTTCGAACTCGTCACGGGCCATGGCGAATACGCGCCGCGCAAGCACACGATCCAAGTCCAGCCGGGCGGGACGGCCACGTTCGACGTCACCACCGACGCGGTCGGCGACTGGGCGTTCCACTGCCACATGCTCTACCACATGCATGCCGGCATGATGCAGGTCGTCTCGGTCCGGCCGCGCGGGGGAGACGCGGCATGA
- a CDS encoding RNA polymerase sigma factor, with translation MKPDLASLTDGDLAGRSAAGDDEAFAEIMRRHRQRVYRLILANVADPDEALDLVQETFVSAYGALGRFDPDRPMSAWLARIALNKCRDWGRRRTVRRLFGLATSLDEIADLHADDRPLPDAEAADRAEVERLSRAIAQLPATQREPLVLCAVEGLSQADAASILAISEKAVETRIRRARARLAELIGR, from the coding sequence GTGAAACCCGATCTCGCGTCCCTGACCGACGGCGATCTCGCCGGCCGATCGGCCGCGGGTGACGACGAAGCCTTCGCCGAGATCATGCGCAGGCACCGCCAGCGCGTCTACCGCCTCATCCTCGCCAACGTCGCCGATCCGGACGAAGCGCTCGACCTCGTGCAGGAGACGTTCGTGTCCGCCTATGGCGCGCTCGGCCGCTTCGACCCCGACCGACCCATGTCGGCGTGGCTCGCGCGCATCGCGCTCAATAAGTGCCGCGACTGGGGCCGGCGCAGAACCGTGCGGCGACTCTTCGGTCTGGCCACTTCTCTCGACGAGATCGCCGACCTGCACGCAGACGACCGTCCTCTCCCGGATGCGGAAGCGGCGGATCGAGCCGAAGTAGAGCGCTTGTCCCGCGCGATTGCGCAGCTGCCAGCGACACAGCGAGAGCCGCTTGTCCTATGCGCGGTCGAGGGCCTCAGCCAAGCCGACGCGGCATCCATTCTCGCGATAAGCGAGAAGGCGGTCGAGACGCGCATCAGACGGGCCCGCGCCCGCCTGGCCGAACTGATCGGCCGATGA
- a CDS encoding MauE/DoxX family redox-associated membrane protein → MVMPEHTCPYGLKALDLLRRKGFEVEDHHLITRAETDAFKTEHGVKTTPQVFIGGERIGGYDDLRRHFGMHVAEPGATSYRPVIALFAMTALLALAASHAAFGSPFTLHALQWFGGFSMAILALLKLQDVEKFSTMFLNYDLLAKRWVPYGYVYPFAEGLAGVLMVAGALDWLSIPIALFIGTVGAVSVFKAVYIDRRDLKCACVGGSSNVPLGFVSLTENLGMIAMAVWMLIGTGGM, encoded by the coding sequence ATGGTGATGCCTGAACACACCTGTCCCTACGGGCTCAAGGCGCTGGACCTGCTCCGGCGCAAGGGCTTCGAGGTCGAGGACCATCACCTCATCACCCGCGCCGAGACCGACGCCTTCAAGACTGAGCATGGCGTGAAGACGACGCCGCAGGTGTTCATTGGCGGCGAGCGCATCGGCGGCTACGACGACCTGCGGCGTCACTTCGGGATGCACGTCGCCGAACCCGGCGCCACCAGCTACCGTCCGGTCATCGCACTCTTCGCCATGACCGCGCTGCTCGCACTGGCGGCGAGCCATGCCGCCTTCGGCAGCCCGTTCACGCTCCACGCGCTGCAGTGGTTCGGCGGCTTCAGCATGGCCATCCTGGCTCTGCTCAAGCTGCAGGACGTCGAGAAGTTCTCGACGATGTTCCTCAACTACGACCTGCTCGCCAAGCGCTGGGTCCCCTACGGCTACGTCTATCCGTTCGCCGAGGGCCTGGCCGGCGTCCTCATGGTGGCCGGGGCACTGGACTGGCTCTCCATCCCGATCGCGCTGTTCATCGGCACGGTCGGTGCCGTCTCGGTCTTCAAGGCGGTCTACATCGACCGGCGCGATCTTAAGTGCGCATGCGTCGGCGGCTCGTCCAACGTGCCGCTCGGCTTCGTCTCGCTCACTGAGAACCTCGGCATGATCGCGATGGCCGTCTGGATGCTGATCGGCACGGGTGGGATGTGA
- a CDS encoding MerR family transcriptional regulator — protein sequence MSRMTIARLAEAGGVGVETVRYYQRRGLLSEPERPGGGGFRSYGEPDVRRLRFIRSAQAAGFTLEEIGELLNLDAIDDRARARELARSRVAALDARIAELQGARAALARLADACAGGSAGACPIITAFEP from the coding sequence ATGTCGAGGATGACGATCGCGAGGCTGGCGGAGGCCGGCGGAGTGGGCGTGGAGACCGTGCGATACTACCAGCGGCGCGGTCTTCTGAGCGAGCCCGAGCGGCCGGGCGGCGGCGGGTTCCGCAGCTATGGCGAGCCCGACGTCCGTCGACTGCGCTTTATCCGCTCGGCGCAGGCTGCGGGTTTCACGCTGGAGGAGATCGGCGAACTGCTCAACCTGGACGCGATCGACGACAGGGCGCGGGCTCGTGAGCTGGCACGCTCGCGGGTGGCTGCGCTCGATGCCCGGATCGCGGAACTCCAGGGCGCCCGTGCGGCGCTGGCGCGGCTGGCCGACGCCTGCGCCGGCGGCTCCGCCGGAGCCTGCCCGATCATCACCGCCTTCGAGCCCTGA
- a CDS encoding copper resistance protein B, with protein sequence MKNLILAAAGAMALASGAPAAAQTMDHSQHMPGMTMPATAAKPKATPRRAADKAPAPKAPKPAARSEARRSTAAAAGSTDAACPPEHAAMGHCTPTTRAAPTAPATAPPPARPSAGAADPSCPPEHAAMGHCTPKSPAQPAAPAAATTSPNCPPEHAAMGHCVPQASPSAKPSPGMGTGGTALPAGNAPAPQAPDPNYADRVWGREAMQPARATLRSEHGGMSFSQLMLNLAEVQFRGGRDGYRWDGEFWYGGDINRLTIKSEGEGTFREDAEGEVQALYSRAVGPYFNLQAGVRQDFAPGPDRTYATIGFEGLAPYWFDVEGALFLSDKGDVLGRLEGYYDQRITQRLVLQPRVELNLSAQDVPSSGLGSGVTDAEAGLRLRYEISREFAPYVGASWERRFGDTARYSRAAGEGSGGFSLVAGIRAWF encoded by the coding sequence ATGAAGAATCTGATCCTCGCCGCCGCCGGCGCGATGGCGCTCGCGTCGGGCGCACCCGCCGCCGCACAGACGATGGACCATTCGCAGCACATGCCCGGCATGACGATGCCCGCGACTGCGGCGAAGCCCAAGGCGACGCCGCGAAGGGCTGCCGACAAGGCGCCCGCACCCAAGGCCCCGAAGCCCGCGGCGCGATCCGAGGCCCGACGCTCCACGGCCGCGGCGGCCGGCTCGACGGATGCCGCCTGTCCGCCCGAGCACGCCGCCATGGGCCATTGCACGCCCACGACACGGGCGGCGCCGACCGCGCCCGCCACGGCCCCGCCGCCCGCGCGGCCATCGGCCGGCGCGGCCGATCCGTCGTGCCCGCCCGAACACGCCGCGATGGGGCACTGCACCCCGAAGTCCCCAGCGCAACCTGCCGCACCGGCGGCCGCGACTACCAGTCCGAACTGTCCGCCCGAACATGCGGCGATGGGCCACTGCGTTCCGCAAGCGTCGCCGAGTGCGAAGCCGTCGCCCGGAATGGGGACCGGCGGCACGGCACTTCCGGCTGGGAACGCGCCGGCACCCCAAGCGCCCGATCCGAACTACGCCGACAGGGTCTGGGGTCGCGAGGCGATGCAGCCTGCGCGCGCCACGCTGCGCAGCGAGCATGGCGGCATGTCGTTCTCGCAGCTGATGCTGAACCTCGCCGAGGTGCAGTTCCGCGGCGGCCGCGACGGCTACAGGTGGGACGGCGAGTTCTGGTATGGCGGCGACATCAACCGGCTGACCATCAAGAGCGAGGGCGAGGGCACATTCCGCGAGGACGCGGAAGGCGAGGTGCAGGCGCTCTACAGCCGCGCGGTCGGACCCTACTTCAACCTACAGGCCGGCGTCCGCCAGGACTTCGCGCCCGGTCCGGACCGCACCTATGCCACGATCGGCTTCGAGGGCCTCGCGCCATACTGGTTCGACGTCGAGGGCGCGCTGTTCCTGTCCGACAAGGGCGACGTGCTCGGGCGCCTGGAAGGCTATTACGACCAGCGCATCACCCAGCGGCTCGTGCTGCAGCCGCGCGTCGAGCTCAACCTGTCGGCGCAGGACGTGCCGTCCAGCGGCCTGGGATCCGGCGTGACCGACGCCGAGGCCGGGCTGCGCCTCCGCTACGAGATCAGTCGCGAGTTCGCGCCCTACGTCGGCGCGTCATGGGAACGCAGGTTCGGCGACACCGCCCGATACAGCCGCGCGGCGGGCGAAGGCAGCGGCGGCTTCAGCCTCGTCGCGGGGATCCGCGCTTGGTTCTGA
- a CDS encoding DUF305 domain-containing protein: MKNPYVNLAVQTIVGGVIMYFVMFVMIDRLSSFFNNLNMLYMALMMVTPMVVLMIVAMPHMFPSKRANATLLIGSAVVFVASFALIRTQTTIGDTAFLRSMIPHHSGAVLMCREASLRDPELESLCQDIIRSQQQEIDQMKGMLARQ, from the coding sequence ATGAAGAACCCTTACGTGAACCTCGCGGTCCAGACGATCGTGGGCGGCGTCATCATGTATTTCGTGATGTTCGTGATGATCGACCGCCTGTCGAGCTTCTTCAACAACCTGAACATGCTCTACATGGCGCTCATGATGGTCACGCCGATGGTCGTGCTGATGATCGTCGCCATGCCGCACATGTTCCCGTCGAAGCGCGCCAACGCCACCCTGCTCATCGGGTCGGCGGTCGTGTTCGTCGCGAGCTTCGCGCTGATCCGCACCCAGACCACGATCGGCGACACCGCCTTCCTGCGCTCGATGATACCGCACCATTCGGGCGCGGTCCTGATGTGCCGCGAGGCTTCGCTGCGCGACCCCGAGCTGGAGTCGCTGTGCCAGGACATCATCCGGTCGCAGCAGCAGGAAATCGACCAGATGAAGGGCATGCTCGCCCGCCAATAG
- the copD gene encoding copper homeostasis membrane protein CopD — protein sequence MDWAGVAVRFALYVDLMLACGLAAFTLTAPTGAARKMPLRTLVVACGCLGLFLSAGGLLVMTAAMAGTTLTEIDRETLTMVVDETPYGAAWTIRMVALVLAVGSATTIRGESSRAPIAASAAAFALAVATLAWGGHGAMSEGAIGILHLGVDIAHLLAAAVWMGSLLGLLLLVARPAARIDAGHLDLSWRALHGFSRTGMAAVAIIVLTGVVNGWLIVGPNGLPSLPSTLYGQLLLAKLGAFAAMVALASLNRFRLTPALRSAASSGAATRELGALRASLAFEATLGIAILALVAWLGTLEPGAATG from the coding sequence GTGGACTGGGCGGGCGTCGCCGTCCGGTTCGCGCTCTACGTCGACCTGATGCTCGCATGCGGCCTGGCAGCCTTCACGCTGACCGCGCCGACAGGGGCCGCGCGGAAAATGCCGCTGCGCACGTTGGTCGTCGCCTGCGGCTGCCTTGGTCTCTTCCTTTCCGCCGGCGGCCTGCTCGTCATGACGGCCGCCATGGCCGGCACGACCCTGACGGAGATCGACCGCGAGACGTTGACGATGGTCGTGGACGAGACGCCCTACGGCGCCGCCTGGACGATCCGAATGGTCGCACTAGTCCTGGCGGTCGGATCGGCGACGACCATCCGCGGAGAATCGTCCCGAGCGCCCATTGCGGCATCGGCGGCCGCCTTCGCGCTTGCGGTCGCCACGCTTGCTTGGGGCGGTCACGGCGCGATGAGCGAAGGCGCGATCGGCATCCTGCACCTTGGCGTGGACATCGCGCACCTGCTGGCTGCGGCCGTCTGGATGGGGTCGCTCCTGGGCCTCCTCCTGCTCGTCGCCAGACCGGCGGCGAGGATCGACGCCGGGCATCTCGATCTGTCCTGGCGCGCGCTTCACGGCTTTTCGCGCACGGGCATGGCGGCGGTTGCGATCATCGTCCTTACTGGCGTCGTGAACGGCTGGCTGATCGTGGGTCCGAACGGCCTGCCCAGCCTGCCCTCCACGCTTTACGGGCAGCTGCTGCTGGCCAAGCTGGGCGCGTTCGCCGCCATGGTGGCGCTGGCCTCTTTGAACCGGTTCCGACTGACGCCAGCCCTTCGTTCCGCCGCGTCGTCCGGTGCAGCGACGCGGGAGCTGGGCGCGTTGCGGGCGAGCCTGGCGTTCGAGGCCACGCTGGGGATCGCGATCCTGGCGCTCGTCGCATGGCTCGGCACGCTGGAGCCGGGCGCAGCGACAGGCTGA
- a CDS encoding cation diffusion facilitator family transporter — MAHDHGPGGHSHDHTAGANAKMLGWALALTSTYLVAEVVGGFVFNSLALLSDAAHMLTDVAALVIALMAIRIGQRPPDDRRTFGYRRFEILAAAFNAILLFGIAIYVFVEAVQRFTDPEPVQSWGMLIVAAIGLVVNLISMRLLTAGKDGSFNVKGAYLEVWADMIGSVGVIIGALAIKFTGWTWIDPIVAVAIGLWVLPRTWVLLRDTTNVLLEGVPSGLRLVEVRAAVSAVPGVAGLHDLHVWSMSNDDVSCTMHVTLAPGADADTVRKAVAELVDERFGIEHATIQTEGPGEACEESEHLHS; from the coding sequence ATGGCGCATGACCACGGCCCCGGGGGCCATTCCCACGACCACACCGCCGGTGCGAACGCGAAGATGCTCGGCTGGGCGCTCGCGCTCACGTCAACCTACCTGGTGGCCGAGGTCGTCGGTGGCTTCGTCTTCAACAGCCTCGCGCTGCTGTCCGACGCGGCACACATGCTCACCGACGTAGCCGCGCTGGTGATCGCGCTGATGGCCATCCGGATCGGGCAGCGCCCGCCGGACGACCGGCGCACCTTCGGATACCGACGCTTCGAGATCCTGGCCGCCGCATTCAACGCGATCCTGCTGTTCGGCATCGCGATCTACGTGTTCGTCGAGGCGGTCCAACGGTTCACCGATCCCGAGCCGGTGCAGTCGTGGGGCATGCTGATCGTCGCGGCGATCGGTCTCGTCGTGAACCTGATCTCGATGCGGCTGCTCACCGCGGGCAAGGACGGCAGCTTCAACGTCAAGGGCGCCTATCTCGAGGTGTGGGCGGACATGATCGGGTCGGTCGGCGTCATCATCGGCGCGCTCGCCATCAAGTTCACCGGCTGGACGTGGATCGACCCGATCGTCGCCGTGGCGATCGGCCTGTGGGTGCTGCCGCGGACCTGGGTGCTGCTGCGCGACACGACGAACGTGCTGCTCGAGGGCGTGCCTTCGGGCCTGCGGCTGGTGGAGGTGCGCGCGGCGGTATCGGCCGTCCCCGGCGTCGCGGGGCTCCACGACCTGCACGTCTGGTCGATGTCCAACGACGACGTCAGCTGCACCATGCACGTCACGCTGGCACCCGGCGCCGATGCCGACACCGTCCGCAAGGCGGTGGCAGAGCTCGTCGACGAGCGGTTCGGCATCGAGCACGCGACGATCCAAACCGAGGGACCGGGCGAGGCGTGCGAGGAGAGCGAACATCTCCACAGCTGA
- the copC gene encoding copper homeostasis periplasmic binding protein CopC, with translation MRFQAVAAAAALLAIAAPAMAHPKLVSANPAPNATVAPTARVQVTFSEALLPKLSGADIVMTGMPGMDSHPPMKMPGKVGVSPDRKTMIITLAKPLPKGTYRLDWHGVSADTHRVKGSYAFKVA, from the coding sequence ATGCGTTTCCAAGCCGTAGCCGCCGCTGCCGCCCTCTTGGCGATCGCGGCACCCGCCATGGCCCACCCCAAGCTGGTGTCGGCCAACCCCGCGCCGAACGCCACGGTCGCGCCGACGGCGCGGGTCCAGGTGACGTTTTCCGAGGCGCTGCTGCCTAAGCTGTCGGGCGCGGACATCGTCATGACGGGCATGCCCGGGATGGACTCGCACCCGCCGATGAAGATGCCCGGGAAGGTCGGCGTCAGCCCCGACCGCAAGACGATGATCATCACGCTGGCCAAGCCTTTGCCCAAGGGCACCTACCGGCTCGACTGGCACGGGGTGTCGGCCGACACGCACCGGGTGAAGGGCAGCTACGCCTTCAAGGTCGCCTGA